In Xiphophorus couchianus chromosome 8, X_couchianus-1.0, whole genome shotgun sequence, the following proteins share a genomic window:
- the sptan1 gene encoding spectrin alpha chain, non-erythrocytic 1 isoform X2 — protein MDTVGVKVLETAEDIQERRQQVLDRYRRFKDLSMVRRQKLEDSYRFQFFRRDADELEKWIQEKLQIASDENYKDPSNLQGKLQKHQAFEAEVQANAAAIIELDKTGNLMITEGHFASETIRSRLEELHRLWDLLLQKTKEKGMRLLQAQKLLQYLRECEDALDWISDKEAIVTSEELGQDLEHVELLQKKFEEFQTDLAAHEERVNEVNQLAGKLIQEAHPENELIVRKQEEVNAAWQRLKGLALQRQTRLFGSAEVQRFNRDVDETISWIKEKEQLMASDDFGRDLASVQALLRKQEGLERDLAALKDKVNTLGGDAERLQQTHPQNASQIHLKKDELITNWEQIQTLAAERHARLNDSYHLQRFTADFRDLTSWVTEMKALINADELANDVAGAEALLDRHQEHKGEIDAHEDSFRATDEAGQALLSAGHYASEEVKEKLGILAQEKESLLELWEVRRQQYEQCMDLQLFYRDTEQVDNWMSKQEAFLLNEDLGDSLDSVEALLKKHEDFEKSLSAQEEKITALDEFATKLIQNSHYAKEDVATRRDALLNRRNALHERAQARRAALEDSFHLQQFFRDSDELKSWINEKMKTATDESYKDPSNLQGKVQKHQAFEAELSANQSRIDALQKSGQELLDRKHYASAEVTARMEDVSAQWKKLLEATELKGIKLREANQQQQFNRNVEDIELWLYEVEGHLASDDYGKDLTSVQNLQKKHALLEADVAAHQDRIDGITIQARQFQEAGHFDADNIQKKQEALVVRYEALREPMAARKQKLSDSLRLQQLFRDVEDEETWIREKEPIASSTNRGKDLIGVQNLLKKHQALQAEITGHEPRIKAVTQKGETMVEEGHFAGEEVKAKLGELHGRWDTLKGKAGQRRQDLEDSLQAQQYFADANEAESWMREKEPIVGSPDYGKDEDSAEALLKKHEALMSDLTAYGSSIQALKEQAQSCRQQVAPTDDETGKELVLALYDYQEKSPREVTMKKGDILTLLNSTNKDWWKVEVNDRQGFVPAAYVKKLDPTQSSSRENLLDEHGSIAARQEQIENQLVTKEPCSVSVRMKQVEELYGTLLELGEKRKDMLEKSCKKFMLFREANELQQWIHEKESALTNEEVGSDLEQVEVLQKKFDDFQKDLKANESRLRDINKVASELESEGLMAEEAPMIQAQQQEQLGSAPGKDESDSKTASLWKTIRLGVQTTANFNTIKELNNRWRSLQQLAEDRSNMLGSAHEVQRFHRDADETKEWIEEKNQALNTDNYGHDLASVQALQRKHEGFERDLAALGDKVKSLGETAERLIQSHPEAVDDIQEKCTELNTAWSSLVGRADQRKEKLGNSHDLQRFLSDFRDLMSWINGIRGLVSSEELAKDVTGAEALLERHQEHRTEIDARAGTFQAFEQFGQQLLARGHYASPDIQQKLKALDQERADLEKAWVQRRMMLDQCLELQLFNRDCEQAENWMAAREAFLASDDKGDSLDSVEALIKKHEDFDKAINVQEEKIAALQSFADQLIGADHYAKPEIYNRRNEVLDRWRRLKAQMIEKRSKLGESQTLQQFSRDVDEIEAWISEKLQTATDESYKDPTNIQLSKLLSKHQKHQAFEAELHANADRIKGVIDTGNALIQRGACAGSEDAVKARLNALDEQWQFLVNKSAEKSQKLKEANKQQNFNTGIKDFDFWLSEVEALLASEDYGKDLASVNNLLKKHQLLEADISAHEDRLKDLNGQADSLMASNAFDTSQVKDKRDAVNGRFAKIKSMAAGRRAKLNESHRLHQFFRDLDDEESWIKEKKLLVGSEDYGRDLTGVQNLRKKHKRLEAELAAHEPAIQSVLDTGKKLSDDNTIGQEEIQQRLAQFVDHWKELKDLSEARGKRLEESLEYQQFVANVEEEEAWINEKLNLVGSEDYGDTLAAVQGLLKKHEAFETDFTVHRDRVGDVCANGEELIKKNNHHVDNISAKMAALRGKVSELERAAAQRKAKLDENSAFLQFNWKADVVESWIGEKENSLKTDDYGRDLSSVQTLLTKQETFDAGLQAFQQEGITNITALKDQLLAAQHVQSKAIEARHAALIKRWNQLLSNSAARKKKLLEAQDHFRKVEDLFLTFAKKASAFNSWFENAEEDLTDPVRCNSLEEIRALREAHEAFRSSLSSAQTDFNQLAELDQQIKSYQVASNPYTWFTMEALEETWRNLQKIIKERELELQKEQRRQEENDKLRQEFAQHANAFHQWLQETRSCMVEESGTLESQLEATKRKHQEIRAMRSQLKKIEDLGAAMEEALILDNKYTEHSTVGLAQQWDQLDQLGMRMQHNLEQQIQARNTTGVTEEALKEFSMMFKHFDKEKSGRLNHQEFKSCLRSLGYDLPMVEEGEPDPEFEAILDTVDPNRDGNVSLQEYMAFMISRETENVKSSEEIESAFRALSAENKPYVTKEELYQNLTKEQADYCLSHMKPYLDSKGRELPSAFDFVEFTRSLFVN, from the exons ATGGACACGGTCGGAGTCAAAGTGCTGGAAACGGCCGAAGACATCCAGGAGCGCCGGCAGCAGGTTCTGGACCGGTACCGGCGCTTCAAGGATCTGTCCATGGTCCGGCGCCAGAAGCTGGAGGATTCGTACCGATTCCAGTTCTTCCGCCGGGACGCCGACGAGTTGGAAAAATGGATCCAGGAGAAGCTGCAGATCGCCTCCGACGAGAACTACAAGGACCCGTCCAACCTGCAG GGGAAGCTGCAGAAGCACCAGGCGTTTGAGGCCGAGGTCCAGGCCAACGCGGCGGCCATCATCGAACTGGACAAGACGGGGAACCTGATGATCACCGAGGGACACTTCGCCTCCGAGACCATCCGG AGCCgcctggaggagctgcaccgCCTCTGggacctgctgctgcagaagaCCAAGGAGAAGGGCATGCGGCTGCTGCAGGCCCAGAAACTGCTGCAGTACCTGCGGGAGTGTGAAGACGCTCTGGACTGGATCAGTGACAAg GAGGCCATTGTGACCTCTGAGGAGCTGGGTCAGGACCTGGAGCACGTGGAGCTCCTGCAGAAGAAGTTTGAGGAGTTCCAGACGGACCTTGCGGCTCATGAGGAGCGCGTGAACGAGGTGAACCAGCTGGCCGGGAAGCTGATCCAGGAGGCGCACCCGGAGAACGAGCTGATCGTCAGGAAGCAGGAGGAGGTGAACGCGGCCTGGCAGCGCCTGAAGGGCCTGGCCCTGCAGAGGCAGACCCGGCTGTTCGGCTCGGCCGAGGTGCAGCGCTTCAACAG GGATGTGGATGAGACCATCAGCTGGATCAAGGAGAAGGAGCAGCTGATGGCGTCCGATGACTTTGGGCGGGACTTGGCCAGCGTTCAGGCTCTGCTGAGGAAACAGGAGGGTCTGGAGAGAGACCTGGCGGCTCTGAAGGACAAG GTGAACACTCTGGGTGGGGACGCCGAGCGCCTGCAGCAGACCCATCCTCAGAACGCTTCCCAGATCCACCTGAAGAAAGATGAACTCATCACCAACTGGGAGCAGATTCAGACGCTGGCTGCTGAGCGCCACGCCCGCCTCAACGACTCCTACCA TCTGCAGCGTTTCACCGCTGACTTCAGGGATCTGACCAGCTGGGTGACGGAGATGAAGGCTCTGATTAATGCCGACGAGCTGGCCAACGACGTGGCCGGAGCCGAGGCGCTGCTGGACCGGCACCAGGAGCACAAG GGGGAAATCGATGCCCACGAGGACAGCTTCAGGGCCACAGATGAAGCTGGTCAGGCCCTGCTCAGTGCAGGACACTACGCCTCCGAGGAGGTCAAGGAGAAG ctgggGATTCTGGCCCAGGAGAAGGAGTCCCTCCTGGAGCTGTGGGAGGTCCGCCGGCAGCAGTACGAACAGTGCATGGACCTGCAACTGTTCTACAGGGACACGGAGCAGGTGGACAACTGGATGAGCAAGCAGGAG GCTTTCCTTCTGAACGAAGACCTGGGAGACTCCCTGGACAGCGTGGAAGCTCTGCTGAAGAAACACGAGGACTTTGAGAAGTCTCTCAGCGCTCAGGAGGAGAAGATCACG GCTCTGGATGAATTCGCCACCAAGCTGATCCAGAACAGCCACTATGCTAAGGAGGACGTGGCAACGCGCAGAGACGCT CTCCTCAACCGCAGGAACGCCCTGCATGAGCGCGCTCAGGCCCGCCGGGCCGCCCTGGAGGACTCCTTCCACCTGCAGCAGTTCTTCAGGGACTCCGATGAGCTGAAGAGTTGGATCAACGAGAAAATGAAGACTGCTACAGATGAGTCCTACAAG GACCCGTCCAACCTGCAGGGGAAGGTGCAGAAACACCAGGCCTTTGAGGCCGagctgtcagccaatcagagccgcATCGATGCCCTGCAGAAGTCCGGCCAGGAGCTGCTGGACAGGAAGCACTATGCCTCCGCTGAGGTCACCGCCCGCATGGAAGATGTTAGCGCGCAGTGGAAGAAGCTGCTGGAGGCCACAGAGCTCAAAG gtATCAAGCTGCGGGAGGccaaccagcagcagcagttcaaCAGGAACGTGGAGGACATTGAGCTCTGGCTCTATGAGGTCGAAGGTCACTTGGCCTCTGACGACTACGGGAAAGACCTGACGAGCGTCCAGAACCTGCAGAAGAAGCATGCCCTGCTGGAGGCCGACGTGGCAGCTCACCAG GATCGGATCGACGGAATCACCATCCAGGCTCGGCAGTTCCAGGAAGCTGGCCACTTTGACGCAGACAACATCCAGAAGAAGCAGGAGGCTCTGGTGGTTCGCTATGAAGCTCTACGGGAGCCGATGGCGGCTCGCAAGCAGAAGCTGTCTGACTCGCTGCGCCTGCAGCAGCTCTTCAGGGATGTAGAGGACGAGGAGACCTGGATCAGGGAGAAGGAGCCCATCGCCTCATCCACCAACAGAG GTAAAGACCTTATTGGAGTCCAGAACCTGCTGAAGAAGCACCAGGCTCTGCAGGCTGAGATCACAGGTCACGAGCCTCGGATCAAAGCCGTGACCCAGAAAGGAGAGACCATGGTGGAGGAAG GTCACTTTGCCGGAGAGGAGGTGAAGGCCAAGCTGGGGGAGTTGCACGGACGTTGGGATACCTTGAAGGGCAAGGCGGGCCAGAGGAGGCAGGACCTGGAAGACTCCCTGCAGGCCCAGCAGTACTTTGCCGACGCCAACGAGGCCGAGTCTTGGATGAGGGAGAAGGAGCCCATCGTCGGGAGCCCGGACTATGGGAAAGACGAGGATTCAGCTGAG GCACTGCTGAAGAAGCACGAGGCCCTGATGTCAGACCTGACGGCTTACGGCAGCAGCATCCAGGCTCTGAAGGAGCAGGCTCAGTCCTGCAGA CAACAAGTGGCTCCGACTGATGACGAGACTGGGAAGGAGCTGGTTCTGGCTCTGTACGACTATCAGGAGAAAAGCCCGCGCGAAGTAACTATGAAGAAGGGTGACATCCTGACCCTGCTCAACAGCACCAACAAG GACTGGTGGAAGGTGGAGGTGAACGACCGGCAGGGCTTTGTTCCGGCCGCCTATGTGAAGAAGTTGGACCCGACTCAGTCGTCTTCCAGGGAGAACTTGCTGGACGAGCATGGCAGCATCGCAGCTCGACAGGAACAGATCGAGAACCA GCTCGTCACCAAGGAGCCCTGCAGCGTGTCTGTGCGCATGAAGCAGGTGGAAGAGCT GTACGGCACGCTGCTGGAGCTGGGGGAGAAGAGGAAGGACATGCTGGAGAAGAGCTGCAAGAAGTTCATGTTGTTCCGCGAAGCCAACGAGCTCCAGCAGTGGATCCACGAGAAGGAGAGCGCCCTGACCAACGAGGAGGTCGGCTCCGACCTGGAGCAGGTCGAGGTTCTGCAGAAGAAGTTCGACGACTTCCAGAAG GACCTGAAGGCCAACGAGTCCCGGCTGAGGGACATCAACAAGGTGGCGTCGGAGCTGGAGTCTGAAGGCCTGATGGCGGAGGAGGCTCCCATGATCCAGGCCCAG CAACAGGAGCAGCTGGGATCCGCTCCGGGAAAG GACGAGTCTGACTCCAAGACGGCTTCGCTCTGGAAG acCATACGACTGGGTGTCCAAACGACGGCTAACTTTAATACCATCAAG GAGCTGAACAACCGCTGGCGCTCGCTGCAGCAGCTGGCCGAGGACCGCAGCAACATGCTGGGCAGCGCCCACGAGGTGCAGCGCTTCCACAG GGACGCCGACGAAACCAAGGAGTGGATCGAGGAGAAGAACCAGGCGCTGAACACGGACAACTACGGCCACGACCTGGCCAGCGTCCAGGCGCTGCAGCGCAAACACGAAGGCTTCGAGAGAGACCTGGCGGCGCTGGGCGATAAG GTGAAGTCTCTGGGCGAGACGGCGGAGCGTCTGATCCAGTCGCACCCGGAGGCCGTGGACGACATCCAGGAGAAATGCACGGAGCTGAACACGGCGTGGAGCAGCCTGGTGGGCCGCGCCGACCAGCGCAAGGAGAAGCTGGGCAACTCCCACGACCTGCAGCGCTTCCTGTCCGACTTCAG GGATCTGATGTCGTGGATCAACGGGATCCGAGGCCTGGTGTCGTCCGAGGAGCTGGCTAAAGACGTGACGGGCGCCGAGGCGCTGCTGGAGCGCCACCAG GAGCACCGGACGGAGATCGACGCGCGGGCCGGGACCTTCCAGGCCTTCGAGCAGTTCGGCCAGCAGCTGCTGGCGCGCGGCCACTACGCCAGCCCTGACATCCAGCAGAAGCTGAAGGCTCTGGACCAGGAGCGCGCCGACCTGGAGAAGGCCTGGGTGCAGCGCCGCATGATGCTGGACCAGTGCCTGGAGCTGCAG CTCTTCAACCGGGACTGTGAGCAGGCCGAGAACTGGATGGCGGCGCGGGAAGCCTTCCTGGCCAGCGACGACAAGGGCGACTCGCTGGACAGCGTGGAGGCGCTCATCAAGAAGCACGAGGACTTCGACAAGGCCATCAACGTCCAG GAGGAGAAGATCGCCGCCCTGCAGTCCTTTGCTGACCAGCTGATCGGAGCCGATCATTACGCCAAGCCGGAGATCTACAACCGCCGCAACGAGGTTCTGGACAG GTGGCGCCGGCTGAAGGCCCAGATGATCGAGAAGCGCTCCAAGCTGGGCGAGTCCCAGACGCTGCAGCAGTTCAGCCGGGACGTGGACGAGATCGAGGCCTGGATCAGCGAGAAGCTGCAGACCGCCACCGACGAGTCCTACAAGGACCCCACCAACATCCAG CTGTCCAAGCTGCTG AGCAAACATCAGAAGCACCAGGCGTTTGAGGCGGAGCTGCACGCCAACGCCGACCGCATCAAAGGAGTCATCGACACGGGGAACGCCCTGATCCAGAGAGGAGCCTGCGCCGGCAGCGAGGACGCCGTCAAG GCGCGGCTCAACGCTCTGGACGAGCAGTGGCAGTTCCTCGTCAACAAATCAGCAGAGAAGAGTCAGAAGCTGAAGGAGGCCAACAAGCAGCAGAACTTCAACACCGGCATCAAGGACTTTGACTTCTGGTTGTCTGAG GTCGAAGCTCTTCTGGCCTCCGAGGATTACGGCAAAGACCTGGCTTCAGTCAACAACCTGCTGAAGAAACACCAGCTGCTGGAGGCCGACATCTCTGCTCACGAG GACCGTCTGAAGGACCTGAACGGCCAGGCCGACAGCCTGATGGCCAGCAACGCCTTCGACACCTCGCAGGTGAAGGACAAGCGCGACGCCGTCAACGGCCGCTTCGCCAAGATCAAGAGCATGGCCGCCGGCCGCCGCGCCAAGCTCAACGAGTCGCACCGCCTGCACCAGTTCTTCCGGGACCTGGATGACGAGGAGTCCTGGATCAA GGAGAAGAAGCTGTTGGTCGGATCGGAGGATTACGGACGTGATTTGACGGGAGTTCAGAACCTGAGGAAGAAGCATAAGAGGCTGGAAGCTGAGCTGGCAGCGCATGAGCCGGCTATCCAG TCTGTGCTGGACACCGGGAAGAAGCTGTCTGATGACAACACCATCGGTCAGGAGGAGATCCAGCAGAGGCTGGCCCAGTTCGTGGACCATTGGAAGGAGCTGAAGGATTTATCTGAAgccag AGGGAAGAGGCTGGAGGAGTCGCTGGAATACCAGCAGTTTGTGGCGAacgtggaggaggaggaagcttGGATCAATGAGAAGTTGAACCTGGTTGGAAGCGAAGACTACGGAGACACGCTGGCGGCGGTGCAG GGCCTGCTGAAGAAACACGAAGCGTTTGAGACGGACTTCACGGTCCACCGGGATCGGGTCGGCGACGTCTGCGCCAACGGAGAGGAGCTCATCAAGAAG AACAACCACCACGTGGACAACATCAGcgccaagatggccgccctgagAGGGAAGGTGTCGGAGCTGGAGCGGGCGGCGGCCCAGAGGAAGGCCAAGCTGGACGAGAACTCGGCGTTCCTGCAGTTCAACTGGAAGGCCGACGTGGTGGAGTCCTGGATCG GTGAGAAGGAGAACAGCCTGAAGACCGACGACTACGGCAGAGACCTGTCCTCGGTCCAGACGCTGCTCACCAAGCAG GAGACGTTTGACGCCGGCCTGCAGGCCTTCCAGCAGGAAGGAATCACCAACATCACGGCGCTGAAGGACCAGCTGCTGGCCGCGCAGCACGTCCAGTCCAAGGCCATCGAGGCGCGGCACGCCGCCCTCATCAAGCGCTGGAACCAGCTGCTGTCCAACTCGGCGGCGCGGAAGAAGAAGCTGCTGGAGGCGCAGGACCATTTCCGCAAGGTGGAGGACCTCTTCCTGACCTTCGCCAAGAAGGCCTCGGCCTTCAACAGCTGGTTCGAGAACGCCGAGGAGGACCTGACCGACCCGGTCCGCTGCAACTCCCTGGAGGAGATCCGGGCGCTGCGCGAGGCCCACGAGGCGTTCCGCTCCTCGCTGAGCTCGGCCCAAACCGACTTCAACCAGCTGGCCGAGCTGGACCAGCAGATCAAGAGCTACCAGGTGGCGTCCAACCCCTACACCTGGTTCACCATGGAGGCCCTGGAGGAGACCTGGAGAAACCTGCAGAAGATCATCAAG gagagggagctggagctgcagaaGGAGCAGAGGAGGCAGGAGGAGAACGACAAGCTGCGGCAGGAGTTCGCTCAACACGCCAACGCCTTCCACCAGTGGCTGCAGGAGACCAG GTCCTGCATGGTGGAAGAGTCCGGAACCCTGGAGTCTCAGCTGGAGGCCACCAAG CGGAAGCACCAGGAGATCCGGGCGATGCGCAGCCAGCTGAAGAAGATCGAGGATCTGGGGGCGGCCATGGAGGAAGCTCTGATCCTGGACAACAAATACACGGAGCACAGCACCGTGGGGCTGGCCCAGCAGTGGGACCAACTGGACCAGCTGGGCATGAGGATGCAGCACAACCTGGAGCAGCAGATCCAGGCCCG AAACACGACCGGCGTGACGGAGGAGGCGCTGAAGGAGTTCAGCATGATGTTCAA GCACTTCGACAAGGAGAAGTCGGGCCGCCTGAACCACCAGGAGTTCAAGTCGTGTCTGCGCTCGCTGGGCTACGACCTTCCCATGGTGGAGGAAGGAGAACCCGACCCGGAGTTTGAGGCCATCCTGGACACGGTGGACCCCAACAG GGACGGGAACGTGTCGCTGCAGGAGTACATGGCCTTCATGATCAGCCGGGAGACGGAGAACGTCAAGTCGAGCGAGGAGATCGAGAGCGCCTTCCGGGCGCTGAGCGCCGAGAACAAACCCTACGTCACCAAGGAGGAGCTGTACCAG AACCTGACCAAGGAGCAGGCCGACTACTGCCTGTCGCACATGAAGCCGTACCTGGACAGCAAGGGCCGCGAGTTGCCGTCGGCGTTCGACTTCGTGGAGTTCACGCGCTCGCTGTTCGTCAACTGA